One Candidatus Hydrogenedens sp. genomic window carries:
- a CDS encoding PASTA domain-containing protein produces the protein TPEGTPEGTPEGTPEGTPEGTPEGTPEGEGEGTVEYAIVPYVIGETLASANSQILDAGLTVGNIVEACSDDYPAGTVISQAPTGGNTAELGSPVDLVVACGPCVTIPNVVGEQVTNALSTIIGYGLSIGDIISVCDNTAPIGFVLYQDPLPVSNTCVSETTPSITVDLYVVCGPCMSVTFPYVVGNTEGLATSILTGLGYSIDDVVYVCDDVVPAGYVIDQYPPSDLNTPPLINTCNLDVDLLVSTGPCK, from the coding sequence GGACTCCCGAAGGTACACCGGAAGGCACCCCCGAAGGTACACCGGAAGGCACCCCCGAAGGCACACCGGAAGGAACACCCGAAGGTGAAGGTGAAGGTACAGTAGAATATGCCATTGTTCCTTATGTAATAGGAGAGACATTAGCATCTGCGAATTCACAGATTTTAGATGCTGGTCTTACTGTTGGAAATATTGTAGAAGCATGCAGTGATGATTATCCGGCAGGTACAGTTATTTCGCAAGCCCCGACTGGTGGAAATACAGCGGAATTAGGTAGTCCTGTAGATTTAGTCGTTGCATGTGGTCCTTGTGTAACTATCCCGAATGTAGTTGGCGAACAAGTTACAAATGCGTTATCAACAATAATAGGCTATGGATTATCTATTGGTGATATTATTTCTGTATGTGATAATACAGCTCCAATAGGTTTCGTGTTGTATCAAGACCCATTACCTGTATCAAATACCTGTGTGTCTGAAACGACACCATCAATTACAGTGGATTTGTATGTAGTTTGTGGACCATGTATGTCTGTAACCTTCCCGTATGTAGTAGGGAATACCGAAGGGTTAGCAACGAGTATTTTAACAGGACTTGGATATAGCATAGATGATGTAGTTTATGTTTGTGATGATGTTGTCCCAGCAGGATATGTGATAGACCAATATCCTCCATCTGACTTAAATACACCACCATTGATTAATACATGCAATCTAGATGTAGACCTACTTGTTTCGACAGGTCCGTGTAAGTAA
- a CDS encoding glycosyltransferase family 1 protein has product MIIGFDGRLANDIHKVGSGQFCYELLKAIEPLLNNDKLVIYLDSFPKPFFPLKENKNIEIKVLPKKKFWTQTVLPKELNANPPDIFYSPSLQTPCWGNCPKSCTIFDIAYYDFPTEFTWSARFKAKLELNLAVRTNQLFITISDSSKQSILKLFPEIEPRLHRVYLGVSNKVSKATEEEQNKTKEKYGIVNPYILYLGRIQPRKNIIRLIEAYEDLCDNHSEILHHLVIVGSLGWLYEPILNKIKGSKYAYKIHYLGYLENEEEKVALISSASVLVLISLWEGFGLPVIEAMNCETPILASNCSSIPEIVADSGILINPYDISEISKNLYKILTDESLRFQLSIKGKERAKLFSWGNTAQEILNILRNYKK; this is encoded by the coding sequence ATGATTATCGGTTTTGATGGTAGATTAGCAAATGACATTCATAAGGTAGGTAGTGGTCAATTTTGTTATGAATTATTAAAAGCCATTGAGCCTTTACTAAATAATGATAAATTAGTAATATATTTAGATTCTTTTCCAAAACCTTTTTTTCCTCTAAAAGAAAATAAAAATATTGAAATTAAGGTTTTACCGAAGAAAAAATTTTGGACTCAAACAGTTCTACCGAAAGAACTAAATGCGAATCCTCCTGATATTTTTTATTCCCCTTCCTTACAAACACCGTGCTGGGGTAATTGTCCAAAATCATGCACAATTTTTGATATAGCCTATTATGATTTCCCAACTGAATTCACATGGTCTGCACGATTCAAAGCAAAACTTGAACTAAATCTTGCCGTCAGAACAAATCAATTATTCATAACCATTAGTGATTCTTCCAAACAATCTATACTTAAACTATTTCCTGAAATTGAACCTCGATTACACAGAGTTTATTTAGGAGTGAGTAATAAGGTATCAAAAGCAACTGAAGAGGAACAAAATAAAACTAAAGAAAAGTATGGAATAGTAAATCCTTATATCCTTTATCTGGGTAGAATTCAGCCTCGAAAAAACATAATTCGTCTTATTGAAGCATACGAAGATTTATGTGACAATCATTCGGAAATTTTACATCATCTTGTAATAGTTGGTAGTTTAGGCTGGTTATATGAGCCTATATTAAATAAGATAAAAGGAAGCAAGTATGCTTATAAAATTCATTATTTAGGATACCTTGAAAATGAAGAGGAAAAGGTTGCTTTGATTAGTTCTGCTTCGGTACTTGTTCTTATTTCCTTATGGGAAGGTTTCGGTCTACCCGTCATAGAGGCGATGAACTGCGAAACCCCTATTCTTGCCTCTAATTGTTCTTCTATTCCTGAAATTGTTGCTGATAGTGGTATTCTTATTAATCCCTATGATATATCAGAAATATCTAAAAACCTTTATAAAATTTTAACAGATGAATCTCTTAGATTCCAATTATCTATTAAAGGCAAAGAAAGAGCAAAATTATTTTCATGGGGAAATACTGCCCAAGAAATACTTAATATCTTGCGAAACTACAAGAAATAG
- a CDS encoding DnaA/Hda family protein has translation MLSWRKDSEVEKKNVGKTKAPVEKETGTKNKNQEVQETRGEIAHKRLGDLLLEEKLITLEQLAEALKIQSEEGGFLGRILVEKGFIKQEAVSACLAKQCKIPHINLVEYDISPEVIHLVPEEICRKRYLLPIDKLGRILTVAMVDPLDTDALEEVKNYCSDLRIKPILCSWDDLNRAFEKAFHKSKQSSGMMSVLTSDSLGLGMLETETSETESPVESEPILPESVLEEVEKISEKTEDTFLHENRVSPAIREIGEKTTQTPITKEIVVDTSVVQAIRELPKILSESIRESLTQVNINIPMPPPTHSSTPSISEERFAELVQELSTVYRESITQVAQNIYLKINEDMVQGQTQIANVIQSNIAGVFQQAITTMITQLKEEISLREKNFQTNTEQLAIVIRDGISELSNQLLNSVSNEIQNSTRVIVQIPEEVAKTVEKIVEKVDNTDQKISSQMVTPEKTQEILVAVKDSIVNGLQTTLESTISKLVEEFKQGEETGEPDPILLNLTEAIRKLDEAILENRKVQESQVQKFAQITESVLQSVQQTTTQAIKEIIKDRERERLEVKEEKPKTDPPIIPELKEVVEQLKESVQKTQEIQGVQTEKIARLTETTLESVQQTAQLVETLTIMEGKRIETLEEKKRRLSAVSPFGNSQTAPPEEVEESDKEVWKALESEQPLETLTFDNFFPGTVNAFTFKLSKAVAENPGTEYNPYFLYGNVGIGKTHLISAIGNGILKKHPKMRVGYVSASHFSRRLTEALKEGALDLFRENYCHWDVLILDDIQFLGGKVEAQEEFFHVFNVLHQNKRQIIIASDKAPDRLGMLEQRLVSRFSSGIVAELKSPEWETRMQILRNQVKEAGVQVPEEVLGLIAMRVPNDVRKMMGSLKKIIAFAKLVGQSITCEMADEILSHLGVVAA, from the coding sequence ATGTTAAGTTGGCGAAAAGATTCAGAAGTAGAGAAAAAAAATGTCGGCAAAACAAAAGCTCCAGTAGAGAAAGAAACAGGAACGAAAAATAAAAATCAGGAGGTTCAGGAAACCCGTGGAGAGATAGCCCATAAAAGACTGGGAGATTTACTTCTTGAAGAGAAATTAATCACTTTAGAGCAATTAGCAGAGGCATTAAAGATACAGTCAGAAGAAGGAGGTTTTTTAGGGAGAATATTGGTTGAAAAAGGTTTTATTAAACAGGAGGCTGTATCGGCATGTCTTGCTAAGCAATGTAAAATACCGCACATCAATCTTGTCGAATATGATATTTCACCTGAGGTTATACATCTTGTTCCCGAAGAAATTTGTAGAAAAAGATATTTGCTTCCTATAGATAAATTGGGTCGAATTTTGACTGTAGCTATGGTTGACCCATTAGATACAGATGCTCTGGAAGAGGTGAAAAATTACTGTTCGGATTTAAGAATAAAACCGATATTGTGTAGTTGGGATGATTTAAATCGGGCTTTTGAGAAGGCTTTTCATAAAAGCAAACAAAGCAGTGGTATGATGTCTGTCCTGACCTCTGATTCATTAGGTTTGGGGATGTTAGAAACGGAAACATCAGAAACAGAAAGTCCTGTCGAATCAGAACCTATTCTTCCAGAATCTGTTCTGGAAGAAGTAGAGAAAATATCAGAGAAAACAGAGGATACATTTCTCCACGAAAATCGGGTTTCCCCCGCTATCCGAGAAATTGGAGAAAAAACTACACAAACTCCTATTACCAAGGAGATAGTTGTTGATACCTCTGTTGTACAGGCAATACGCGAACTTCCAAAGATTCTTTCTGAATCTATTCGCGAATCTCTTACACAAGTAAATATTAATATTCCAATGCCTCCACCAACGCACTCCTCAACGCCGTCTATTTCTGAAGAGCGATTTGCTGAATTGGTGCAGGAACTAAGTACTGTGTATAGAGAATCTATTACTCAGGTGGCTCAGAATATTTACTTAAAAATAAATGAAGATATGGTTCAAGGGCAGACCCAAATAGCCAATGTTATTCAGTCCAATATCGCCGGTGTTTTCCAGCAAGCTATCACTACAATGATAACTCAATTGAAGGAAGAAATATCTTTAAGAGAAAAGAATTTCCAGACAAATACGGAACAGTTAGCAATTGTAATACGAGATGGCATAAGTGAATTATCAAATCAGTTGCTCAATTCAGTATCGAATGAGATACAGAATTCAACTCGTGTTATAGTGCAAATTCCAGAAGAGGTAGCTAAGACTGTAGAAAAGATTGTTGAGAAAGTAGATAATACAGACCAAAAGATTTCTTCGCAGATGGTTACCCCTGAGAAGACACAAGAAATTCTTGTGGCTGTGAAAGATTCTATCGTGAATGGACTTCAAACTACTTTGGAATCCACAATATCCAAATTGGTAGAAGAATTTAAACAAGGAGAAGAAACAGGAGAACCCGACCCTATTTTATTAAATCTTACGGAAGCAATTAGAAAATTAGATGAAGCCATTCTTGAAAATCGTAAAGTTCAGGAATCGCAAGTGCAAAAATTTGCTCAAATTACGGAATCAGTCCTTCAATCCGTTCAGCAGACAACGACTCAGGCAATCAAGGAAATCATAAAAGATAGAGAACGGGAGCGTCTGGAAGTAAAAGAAGAAAAACCAAAAACAGACCCCCCCATCATTCCTGAATTAAAAGAAGTTGTAGAACAGTTGAAAGAATCCGTACAAAAAACACAGGAAATACAAGGTGTCCAGACAGAAAAGATAGCCCGATTAACAGAGACAACCTTGGAATCCGTGCAACAAACTGCCCAATTAGTAGAAACGCTAACCATAATGGAGGGGAAACGAATAGAAACATTAGAAGAGAAAAAACGGAGATTATCTGCCGTTTCTCCCTTTGGAAATAGTCAAACAGCACCTCCGGAGGAAGTGGAGGAATCAGACAAAGAAGTTTGGAAAGCCCTTGAATCCGAACAACCGCTGGAAACGCTTACCTTTGATAATTTTTTCCCCGGTACTGTGAATGCATTTACATTTAAATTGAGTAAAGCAGTTGCAGAAAATCCGGGAACCGAATACAATCCCTATTTTCTTTATGGAAATGTAGGTATTGGGAAAACGCATTTAATTAGTGCTATTGGTAACGGGATACTAAAAAAACATCCCAAAATGAGAGTAGGTTATGTATCTGCCAGCCATTTTTCAAGGAGATTAACAGAAGCATTAAAAGAAGGAGCCTTAGACCTATTTCGTGAGAATTATTGCCACTGGGATGTATTAATTCTTGATGACATTCAATTTTTAGGAGGAAAGGTTGAAGCCCAGGAAGAATTTTTCCATGTATTCAATGTCCTTCATCAAAATAAAAGGCAAATTATTATTGCCAGTGATAAAGCCCCCGACCGTTTGGGTATGTTAGAACAAAGATTGGTTTCACGTTTTTCCAGTGGAATTGTAGCCGAATTAAAATCACCCGAATGGGAAACACGAATGCAAATTTTGCGAAATCAAGTTAAGGAAGCAGGGGTTCAGGTTCCAGAAGAAGTGTTAGGTTTAATAGCCATGCGTGTCCCCAATGATGTTCGCAAAATGATGGGTTCGTTGAAAAAGATTATTGCCTTTGCAAAATTGGTTGGACAAAGCATTACCTGTGAGATGGCAGATGAAATATTAAGTCATTTAGGAGTTGTAGCGGCGTGA
- a CDS encoding ATPase, T2SS/T4P/T4SS family encodes MRIAKKRLPEMLLDLGVITKEKLNECIKIQQQTGKNLQDILLEKKYISEEELVETLSEQLQIPHIRVSNYAIPKEVLAEVPEGLAKQYQVLPISVTGDILTLAMANPLNILALDDIRMITGKEIEPVIAMPSELHDVIEKNYSGDRASEIYASLLAEHSQQEELEELKSSSEEVEDVSKIESVEEDEPVKKMARLIVLDALERGASDIHIEPFEKIIRIRYRVDGALEEAKSPPKSMQSNLVARFKILSGYRIDEHRLPQDGRFRIKFRNREIDFRVAFLPCKYGEKIVLRVLDKSNLVLNLEDMGFEPQPLQALYHALDLPHGMILLTGPTGSGKTTTLYSCLTRLNTIEYNIVTVEDPIEYELFGINQVQVQPRIGFTFAEALRQILRQDPDIVMVGEIRDGETADIAVKAALTGHLVLSTLHTNDAAGVFPRLIDMGVEPFLVQSSVALAAAQRLLK; translated from the coding sequence GTGAGAATAGCTAAAAAGCGATTACCTGAAATGCTTCTCGATTTGGGAGTAATTACAAAAGAGAAATTAAATGAATGTATAAAGATTCAACAACAGACCGGGAAGAATCTTCAGGATATATTACTTGAAAAGAAATATATATCAGAGGAAGAACTGGTAGAAACGCTTAGTGAACAACTTCAAATTCCCCATATCCGTGTCTCTAATTATGCAATACCCAAAGAGGTGCTTGCCGAAGTGCCAGAAGGGCTTGCAAAACAATATCAAGTTTTACCCATATCCGTGACAGGGGATATTTTAACACTTGCAATGGCAAATCCCTTAAATATCCTTGCTTTAGATGATATTCGGATGATTACCGGAAAGGAAATTGAACCTGTCATTGCTATGCCATCAGAACTTCATGATGTAATAGAAAAAAATTATAGCGGTGATAGAGCATCGGAAATATATGCTTCTTTATTAGCCGAGCATTCACAACAAGAAGAACTTGAAGAACTTAAATCTTCATCTGAAGAGGTTGAAGATGTTAGTAAAATAGAATCTGTTGAGGAAGATGAACCTGTAAAAAAGATGGCACGCCTCATTGTTTTAGATGCCCTGGAAAGAGGTGCCTCTGATATACATATTGAACCTTTTGAAAAGATTATTCGTATTCGCTATCGTGTAGATGGTGCTCTCGAAGAAGCAAAATCTCCACCAAAATCCATGCAATCAAATCTTGTTGCACGATTTAAAATTCTATCAGGTTATCGAATTGATGAACATCGTCTCCCTCAGGATGGGCGTTTTCGAATTAAATTTCGTAATAGAGAGATTGACTTTCGTGTTGCCTTTCTACCCTGTAAATATGGGGAAAAAATAGTATTGCGTGTATTGGATAAGAGTAATTTGGTATTGAATCTCGAAGATATGGGATTTGAACCCCAACCTTTACAAGCATTGTATCATGCGTTAGATTTACCTCATGGGATGATTCTTTTAACAGGACCTACAGGAAGTGGAAAAACCACCACTCTTTATAGTTGTTTAACTCGTCTTAACACCATTGAATACAATATCGTAACTGTAGAAGACCCTATAGAATATGAATTGTTTGGTATAAATCAGGTTCAAGTGCAACCTCGAATTGGATTTACCTTTGCAGAGGCATTACGACAAATTTTGCGTCAGGACCCTGATATTGTGATGGTCGGTGAAATCCGTGATGGAGAAACAGCCGATATTGCAGTGAAGGCTGCATTAACAGGGCATCTTGTTTTAAGTACATTACACACAAATGATGCTGCAGGTGTATTCCCGCGTTTGATTGATATGGGGGTAGAACCTTTCCTTGTCCAATCTTCAGTAGCCCTTGCGGCGGCACAGCGACTTTTGAAATGA
- a CDS encoding segregation/condensation protein A — protein MKKTDTQNNIDDILSKDTLKLKLEQFEGPFEILLYLIKEQEIDIFDIPIVQITEQYLEILDLMKERQLEIAGDFLVMAATLIQIKSRMLLPPDTDEEEEVEEEDPRLELVERLLEYRKFKELGKKLGELEEQNADYLPRQFPSYLEPSVQEEWIEVTLADLMKAIKKVLRYLLEPSVQWIELEKYTVEEKITEIWDILSTQQSISSVELLKECKTTIEKVCVILAILELCRQRKISFRQQQPYGQFFLYLNKNYKETPIEING, from the coding sequence ATGAAAAAAACAGATACCCAAAATAATATTGACGATATATTATCAAAAGATACCTTAAAACTGAAATTAGAACAGTTTGAAGGTCCTTTTGAAATACTTCTTTATCTAATAAAAGAGCAAGAGATAGATATTTTTGATATTCCAATTGTTCAGATAACGGAACAATATCTCGAAATTCTTGATTTGATGAAGGAAAGGCAGTTAGAAATTGCAGGCGATTTTCTTGTAATGGCAGCCACGCTTATCCAGATTAAATCACGAATGCTCCTTCCTCCGGATACGGACGAAGAAGAAGAGGTCGAAGAGGAAGACCCGAGATTGGAATTAGTAGAGCGTCTCTTAGAATATCGGAAATTTAAAGAACTGGGAAAAAAATTAGGAGAGTTAGAAGAACAAAACGCTGATTATCTACCGCGACAATTTCCTTCTTATTTAGAACCTTCTGTCCAAGAAGAATGGATTGAAGTTACACTTGCGGATTTGATGAAAGCCATAAAGAAAGTTTTGCGTTATCTATTGGAACCTTCTGTGCAATGGATAGAACTTGAAAAATATACAGTAGAAGAAAAAATTACCGAAATATGGGATATATTATCAACACAACAAAGTATTTCCTCTGTAGAACTTTTAAAAGAATGCAAAACAACGATAGAAAAGGTTTGTGTAATTCTGGCAATATTAGAGTTGTGCCGACAAAGAAAAATATCATTTCGTCAACAACAGCCCTATGGGCAATTTTTTTTGTATTTAAACAAAAACTATAAAGAAACCCCTATTGAAATAAATGGTTAA
- a CDS encoding YraN family protein — MVNWLLKIFPFIKIDRELTPKDLGREGENEAVRFLKNQGLKVLGTNMRIGKYEIDLIARDGEELVFVEVKTCRNDKWSYPEDKVDYKKRKNLKKAGNRYITRYAPQTKYFRFDIVAITWEPSISIHWIKNAF; from the coding sequence ATGGTTAATTGGTTACTGAAAATATTTCCTTTTATAAAAATAGATAGAGAACTTACACCTAAAGATTTGGGTAGAGAAGGGGAAAATGAGGCTGTCCGATTTTTAAAAAATCAGGGATTAAAAGTGTTGGGAACGAATATGAGAATAGGTAAATATGAAATTGATTTAATTGCACGAGATGGGGAAGAACTGGTTTTTGTTGAGGTAAAAACATGTCGAAATGATAAATGGAGTTATCCCGAAGATAAAGTTGATTATAAGAAAAGAAAAAATTTAAAGAAAGCAGGAAACCGATATATTACTCGATATGCCCCACAAACGAAATACTTTCGTTTTGATATTGTTGCAATAACATGGGAACCTTCTATATCTATTCATTGGATAAAAAATGCTTTTTAA
- a CDS encoding sialidase family protein, whose translation MKRLQFIFIQCSLLFAFLIILSHAQGQSVALQEGKDYLVICKDGGGGAYEAFPDVCRLPDGRLLCVFYDGYEHVSLPNEAHPKGGRISGIFSEDEGKTWGQPFIIYDGPYDDRDPSIAVIDNSKLVCNFFSLKPLENQKSRWEGLGTWMILSEDWGKTWSEPKQISSEYYCSSPIRTLSDGTLIISLYADERKEGCGAVSFSKDKGNTWSTPVDIDYGTLKLDAEPDICVLKNQNLFIAQRGHSHLPMGFSISADDGKTWEISKALPFPGHCPYLHRAPSGVLLMGIRYPNKGTCISVSTDDAISWNEPILVDPCIGAYPSMVTLKDDSILIVYYEEGPSSNLRARKFKIDTQGKIEWLSWTEKP comes from the coding sequence ATGAAACGATTACAATTTATTTTTATACAATGTTCATTGCTTTTTGCTTTCTTAATTATTTTATCTCATGCACAGGGACAATCTGTTGCACTGCAAGAGGGCAAAGACTACCTTGTTATATGCAAAGATGGAGGTGGAGGGGCTTATGAGGCTTTCCCCGATGTATGCAGACTACCTGATGGAAGATTGCTTTGTGTCTTTTATGATGGCTATGAACATGTATCATTACCTAATGAAGCGCACCCTAAGGGAGGGCGGATTTCTGGTATATTTTCAGAAGATGAAGGAAAAACATGGGGGCAGCCATTTATTATTTATGATGGTCCCTACGATGACCGTGACCCATCTATTGCAGTAATTGATAATAGCAAGTTGGTTTGTAATTTCTTTTCTTTAAAGCCCCTTGAAAATCAGAAAAGTCGTTGGGAAGGATTGGGAACATGGATGATTTTATCTGAAGATTGGGGGAAAACATGGTCTGAGCCTAAACAAATTTCTTCTGAGTACTATTGCAGTTCTCCGATACGAACGCTTTCAGATGGGACATTAATAATCAGTCTATATGCAGATGAGCGAAAAGAAGGATGTGGAGCCGTATCTTTTTCAAAAGATAAAGGGAATACCTGGTCTACTCCCGTAGATATTGATTACGGAACATTAAAACTTGACGCAGAACCCGATATATGTGTATTAAAGAACCAAAATTTATTTATTGCTCAACGAGGACATAGCCATTTGCCTATGGGATTTTCAATATCTGCTGATGACGGTAAAACATGGGAAATCAGTAAGGCACTACCTTTCCCGGGACATTGTCCTTATCTACATCGGGCACCGTCGGGAGTTTTATTAATGGGTATTCGCTACCCTAATAAAGGAACCTGTATAAGTGTAAGCACAGACGATGCTATTTCCTGGAACGAACCGATATTGGTAGACCCATGTATAGGTGCATACCCGTCTATGGTAACATTAAAAGATGATAGTATACTTATTGTTTATTATGAAGAAGGACCTTCATCTAATTTAAGAGCAAGAAAATTTAAGATTGATACTCAAGGAAAAATTGAATGGCTATCATGGACAGAAAAACCCTAA
- a CDS encoding nitroreductase family protein yields MNNLLQVIKERRTIRKYQNKPISDELLNTVLEAGRWAQSWANTQCWHVIVVKDGKIKEELQKTVPSGNPSYQAIVDAPILLCLCAKKNISGFYKGNACTPFGDWLLFDMGVFAQNIALSAHSLGLGTVIVGLLDQKSAQKILKLDDDKELVALMPLGFPADVPSAPPRKEIKDFVQYI; encoded by the coding sequence ATGAACAATTTACTTCAAGTAATTAAAGAACGCAGAACTATTCGCAAGTATCAGAATAAACCTATCTCTGATGAATTATTAAATACTGTTCTGGAAGCAGGGAGATGGGCTCAATCATGGGCAAATACGCAATGCTGGCATGTTATTGTAGTAAAAGATGGAAAAATAAAAGAAGAACTTCAAAAAACGGTTCCTTCTGGCAATCCCTCATATCAAGCAATTGTAGATGCCCCTATTTTACTATGTCTTTGTGCTAAGAAAAATATTTCGGGATTTTACAAAGGGAATGCATGCACTCCTTTTGGTGATTGGTTGTTATTTGATATGGGTGTCTTTGCTCAAAATATAGCACTGTCTGCTCATTCATTAGGTTTAGGAACTGTAATTGTAGGACTTTTAGACCAAAAATCGGCTCAAAAAATATTAAAACTTGATGATGACAAAGAATTGGTTGCATTAATGCCACTGGGATTTCCCGCAGATGTTCCTTCGGCACCACCTCGTAAAGAAATAAAAGACTTTGTGCAATATATTTAA
- a CDS encoding glycosyl hydrolase-related protein has translation MLKLSIPLPWNDTEYIGQVVFGKDKLPGEQYEAVSQKWVAGYSPDKNMALTIINDGIYGSDFINNTIRLTLLHSPAYSSLPFKNRPLVPQDRFTPRMEQGERIFRFWISGGNAQERFQVIDNEALAHNEKPMFLSFTPTQKGKPYSSAIIIENPSIILSAFKKAEKKNGYILRLFEPTGNTQKTDINIPPLDLSFSVSFQGFEIKTFYIDTLLKKVFECNLLEEEMKD, from the coding sequence ATGTTAAAACTTTCTATTCCTTTACCATGGAATGATACCGAATATATAGGGCAGGTTGTCTTTGGAAAGGATAAATTACCCGGAGAGCAATACGAAGCTGTTTCACAAAAATGGGTTGCAGGATACAGTCCAGATAAGAATATGGCATTAACAATTATCAATGATGGCATTTACGGCTCTGATTTTATAAACAATACCATTCGTCTTACACTTCTCCATTCACCTGCTTATTCCTCTTTACCTTTTAAGAACCGTCCCTTAGTACCTCAGGACCGATTCACTCCCCGAATGGAGCAAGGAGAACGGATATTCCGTTTTTGGATATCAGGTGGAAATGCACAGGAAAGATTTCAAGTAATAGACAATGAAGCATTAGCACATAACGAGAAACCTATGTTTCTTTCTTTTACTCCTACACAAAAAGGAAAACCTTATTCAAGTGCAATTATAATAGAAAATCCTTCTATCATACTTTCTGCATTCAAAAAAGCAGAAAAGAAAAATGGTTATATTCTACGATTATTTGAACCCACAGGGAATACACAGAAAACAGATATAAATATTCCTCCCCTTGATTTAAGTTTTTCGGTTTCTTTTCAGGGTTTTGAAATAAAGACTTTTTATATTGACACTTTACTAAAAAAAGTTTTTGAGTGTAATTTACTTGAAGAAGAAATGAAAGATTAA